AACAAAAGCTGCGATATAAATTTCGATTGCCAAAATCACGACTGCTACGAGCAAAAAGGACAATCTAGCTCGCAAGCTATGTCTCATTTTCTCGTATTGAAAAAATTTGTATATTTTTCGTTTTACTTGCATTTTTTTATTTATTTGAAATTTTACTTTTTTACAAATTAGAAATGATATCCATACCATCTTTAAAGCCGGGATCGTGCTGGATATATTTCTCGCTCACAAATGTATTTATAACTTCTGCCTTATGCTCGTTAAAAAGAGTATTCCATTAGGTTTTACTTGAAATTGCCAAAACCCAGCTATTTCATGAATTGTAACAGATAATAGCAATATTGCCAAATAAAGAAAATTTCTTATTTTTAAAATTCTTTGACAAAAAATATCAATCAAAATGGCTTTTGAAAGTATTTTTTAGACACTTAATAACTTTTTTGTTTAAGGATAATAAAATTTATGGATTAAAATTTTTCTATCAAATCTTTAAAAATTTCATAAAGTTTATTTACTTCGTGGGTGCTAACTCGCTCGTTTTTAGCGTGTATGCGGTCGTTTATGACGCCAAATTCTATCGCATCTATGCCAAATTCAGCAAAGTGTCTTGCATCACTCGTGCCACCCTTTGTATTTAGAACCGGTGTAACGCTTGTGAACTTTGTGACAGAAGCCATTAAATTTTTTACGATTTTGCTATCTTTGTTTGTTAAAAATCTCTTTGAGCTTTGTTTTATACTAAGCTCGTAATCAAGCCCATTTAAAACGCCTCTAAGATAGCCCTCAACGTCATTTACGTCGGTTAAATTTGAGTTTCTCACATTAAACATTATACTAAGCTCACTTGGCGTAACGTTACAAACTTGCATGCCACCTCTAATATCAGTTATCACGATCTTGCTTGGACTAAAAAACTCGCTCCCAGCGTCCATATCGTGATCAGCTATCTTATTTAAAAGTGGAGCTATTAAATTTACCGGATTTAAACACTTTTCAGGATATGCTACGTGCCCTTGAATGCCATTTATCACGATCTTGCCATTTATTGAGCCACGTCTACCAACTTTTATGCTATCACCAAATTCTTTATCGCAAGTTGGCTCAGCCACTACGCAAAATTTTGGCAAATCATTTATTTCGCGTAAATATTCAAGTGCTAAAGGCGTACCATATGTGCCATCGCCCTCTTCGTCGCTTGTTAATATGAGGCTTAGCTTCCCATCAAATTTCGCATCTTTAGCAGCGCAAACAAAAGCAGCCACGCCACTTTTCATATCCTGTGTGCCTCTTGCGTAGATGTAGCCATCTTTTTCATATGGTGTAAATGGCTCGCTATCCCAGCCCTCACCTGGAGGCACGACATCAATGTGTCCAGCAAAAGCTAGATGCTCGCCGTCTCCATAAATTTTAGAAAGTATGAGATTTTTGGTACCATTTTTTTCTATAAATTTCGCCTCAAAATCAGGTAAAAATTTAGCGATAAATTCTAAGCTTCCAGAATCATTAGGTGTGATAGAGCAAAAGCTTAAAAGCTCTTTTAAAAAGCTAATTACCACTAAGTGCCTTATGAGCCGGCACGCTCTGGTGCACCAAAATAAAAGCCCTGGAACTCATCTACGCCGATCTCTTTACAGATTTCAAATATCTCTTTTGAATGCACA
This region of Campylobacter concisus genomic DNA includes:
- the dapE gene encoding succinyl-diaminopimelate desuccinylase, with the translated sequence MVISFLKELLSFCSITPNDSGSLEFIAKFLPDFEAKFIEKNGTKNLILSKIYGDGEHLAFAGHIDVVPPGEGWDSEPFTPYEKDGYIYARGTQDMKSGVAAFVCAAKDAKFDGKLSLILTSDEEGDGTYGTPLALEYLREINDLPKFCVVAEPTCDKEFGDSIKVGRRGSINGKIVINGIQGHVAYPEKCLNPVNLIAPLLNKIADHDMDAGSEFFSPSKIVITDIRGGMQVCNVTPSELSIMFNVRNSNLTDVNDVEGYLRGVLNGLDYELSIKQSSKRFLTNKDSKIVKNLMASVTKFTSVTPVLNTKGGTSDARHFAEFGIDAIEFGVINDRIHAKNERVSTHEVNKLYEIFKDLIEKF